caTATCAGCAATGGTCTTATTAGGCTTCCCTGGTTGATGAAAAGATCATGAATCACAGGATAAAACATACCAAGTAAGGTATATTTGTCCAACTGTCCATAAACTattgttaagtgacatagctgAAAGCAAGATGTAACTGTTAGCTAGCATGACAGCACAGCCTCATCGTTTCACTGTTGGTGATGTATTAGAGACAAGAGATGTAGTCCACAGAGCGGATTCATGCAAAACATAACTTTTGCAGTCTGTcaaacaacagtactttctggACGTGAAAATGTATCTTCTAAATTCATACatatcatatgtgaaattcatgGCACAATTTGAAcaggaccaaaaaataattgttctctccattgactcccatatctatatatatatatatatatatatatatatatatatattttttttttttttttttcccagaaGAGAGGTCCTATGGACTGGAGGTAGGCCTAGAAGGGCGTAACTTAGGCTCTCTATATAATGTATTTGTTTAAACACACTTGTTCCCTACATGTTCACATCAAGTGTTAACAATTACAAAAAGGTGAATTGAAAAAGCCAGAAAttacaatgaaaacatgacaccTGGGACTGTCCAACTCCCATTacctggccagtaggtggcatcAGCATCACAGATGTTGGTCACACTCAGTGGctcaaaaagtgggtatgcgctatatgcggcgcataggggcacAAAAGAAATgataaaaatattaaaataatatatttggtattttctatatgtagctgctgctgtccatttctaaatcatttcaacattttctcaatgttctataacattttagaggaataacaggctagagtaggcacCCTATCTCCAGATTCCAttatagaattttgacatataAGAGGCAGTGGGGGCACCGTGAGCGctgggcgagcagataggcctacgagtgagttgccgtctatggaaaaagatggatacagcaaaaaaaagctgttgacgacaaaaaatagaaaaagaaatagggaaaaggagatggcatgtcaagggatgcaacagcagttaaataagtggacggtgaaagacaacaggtaggatttaaagtgatgacgtctgtacttggaggcttgcaaatatgaatgttaacagactaactagcgtttgttaagcataatgccgattgaaacatagcctattccattcagatagttaggtggctaccatgctcatactgcacttttaatggccaactgtaaacagaaatgtcatgctagcagcaactcattacatgtttccatatccgAATGTAACAAGGTGATACATAGGAAGGGCCAAGGGGCCAATCACAGtagcctgactacgccaccctaaAGCCTAATGCGAATCTTTAAGAGCTTGTACCGCTTTCAGGTTCGTAACTACATGGTGGAGACATGAATTCcagaaaaacaatatttattaaGACAATGGGTTGGGCGGTGGGGATCTGAGGGTGGCAACTATGGACGTCCACACAAATATTTTACGTGCAAGCATAAAGAAAAGCTCACCTATTACACAGCAAAGGCACACCGCAAAGCGATAAGCAATACACAAAACCACACGTATGCTCAGAGTAGCCCCCCTCAGAGCCACCTCCctactaaataaacataaaagttacaaacagaaggacaagacaggcaacacaaaaaccaaacataaaataaccaaagcaaaaccaagacaagacaagacagcagcacgacccatgttccccatcagcatgactgtgctgcctaaaagaacagaacacagaagattaaacagagaacacaccacaatatacataacataaaacCACAAATGTTTATGGGGAGACAGCATACCTGACGGTAGCAGACAGGGGCTACACCAGTGGAGTCTACATTGCTACTGGCTGCTGCCCCTCTTAAGTAACACTCCACTGGTGCCAGATTGATCaaatgagaaccgtttagactcgcttgaagtggcaatgcaccattatcaatacttatcaagtataacatcaaattaaacatcaaattggcagcatttctttaaaaacatattcaatagacactaatgcacagtaatagtgtaaattattggccttttgttctgctttagtttgtgtttttttttttttttgggggggggggacgccaatattgttgttgcatacccctcaaaaatgggtagctgcgcccctggtCACACTAACAGGTCAGAAAAGCTGACATGCACTCATGCACTGTTTAGAATATCAACCCACAATTAAATCTCTAAAATCTTACTAAACTGCCATTTGAATAGAATAATCTCATTAGTTGGATTTTCTGTTGCTTTCATCGGTGTCCATCACCCCACAAACGTCTTAGTTTGTACTGTAGTGCCTGAAGGTGgtcgcttcggacttgtaaccggagggttgccgggtcgaaccccgaccagtaggcatggctgaagtgcccttgagcaaagcacctaaccccttattgctccccgagcgccgctgttgttgcaggcagctcactgcgccgggattagttaATTGTCCAAAAGGAGGTCTGGCTGGGCTACTCCATGTATGCACAGTTCATGTGTACTTGGCTGGAACATAAACAGCTTTGGGTCGAAGTTGACAAACATATAAATTGCGTCACGTCACACAGTGCGGGTGACCCCAGTTCATCAGTGGTTCACCATATGGCACAACAAACATGACACTATGATGCAACTCATGCTGGCAGTTCTCACTGTTTCCAGGCATAACATACTAATGATGTGcatctgtggcctactggtcagggtttaatccctgactggtaggaacaatgtgggtgggggagccacttgagcaaggcacctaacccctacaGTAAGTGCTCCCCAGGAGCTGGAATAATGGCTGTTCATGAgtccaggtgtgtatgtgtgctcctagTGAGCTCACTgcttcgagtgtgtgtgtgtgtgtatcaatgtGTGTACACTACCCCCGGATAggtaaaatgcagagaacaaatttctTACAGGACTAATAAAGTATAACTTAACTATAGGATAAACAGTTCACtctaaaaggggaaaaacagATTTCAgctatctaaaaaaaaacacaatgagTACCTGCAAAAATGTTTGTTTGCTTACTTTTTTTGTTAGATAGCTGAACTCTGTCTTTCACCTTTTCACTCAGCCACACAATTGCTGTGTTAAAATTCTTGACTCAAAATTGTGTTGTCTCTGAGCAAACACACAATGTGTCAGTTTTTAGTGTgcttaattaaattaatttaatattgtcGGTATATTATTCCAGTAACAATAAACATGTGTCTTTGACCTTTCAGGAATCACAAATTGACaatgacaagaaaaaaaacgTCCTTTTAACACTTTTAAGATGGTAGGCATGTGAGGCAAGAGAATGAGAAGATATGTTGCAGCAAGTGTGACATGCCTTGTTTCCATGACAGAATGCTATTTTGTGAAGAAACTCATTCTTTAAACTGACTCACAAAATGTATTAGTTGTAGCAAAGGCCTTTGGTGCAAGGTGTTACTTCAGTAATAAAGCCTGTGACATAATTAATTTTGTACAGAGCAAAATACTTACATCTATGAAAGTTCAACCAGCCTTTGCTTATGCATAAATGATGGCCTTAGACATCTATTATGTGTTGTGGACAGAATTACATTTTGATAAATAAAAAAGAGCTTACTTACTCTCCAGTCCTCCATTTTCCATTTTCTGTACATGAAAGGAAGTGTTTGGTGGACAAAAAGCTAACTGATCGTGGACAGAGGGTTTGGTTTCAAAatgaatgtatgtgttttttgcccataaggcaaaataaaggtacttctgtccacgaaataagCCCTGGGCCTGCCATTACATTTTGAGATTATAGTAGACTGCTATCATTAGCACTCACTTTGGCAATACATGGTAGACACGGTCTCCCATCCAACTCACCATACTCTTCTGTACTTTTCTGTAGGTCCAAACCTACTTCTCCTCTGTATAGTGAACATTAGCTTTTGCTAATGTATTTCCAGGAGCTATATGATGGCCTTAGAACAGTCAGTTCTGTTCATTCATGTAAAGCTCCTTTGATGGCTAAAGGATGTACTTCTGAGTGAAacgaagagtttggttccaaaacggtatatcctccatttcaacaaattttcataaatcatttttttacattttgttttccaggtgcaactgtaattgggttattgttatttgatttatctttactcaatcaaaacagcaAAACTGCAGTTGTATTGATATGACCTGAAATACActatcaaataacatgatttttttatgtttttaaaaatggagatatagcgttttggaaccaaactcttcatttatGAAATTATGAAAATAGAATTGTATGGCGACGACATAGGACAAAGGTATAGTTGTATCGTGTTGTTTCACCTTTATTTGCTTGCCCCATCACTCATGGCTGTCAACAGAGATAATTTCTTGACAGGTTGTTTCAGGTTATTATGCAGATCCACACAGTGACCCCTAGCCTTAGTAGCCTTAGCCTTGGCTGGTGGTGACGTGGTTGTTGCATGAGACCATATTCGGACCATATTTGCAGAGTCAGAATGCTGTTAGCTGAAGCTTGACCATACATCAGATAAGACATGTTTCTTGATTGTAACACCCCAATGAAATCACTGCATAGTGTGTTGAGGGCCTTTCTTGTTCCATCCACACAGCCCCTATCTGGTTTGTTGAAGACCTTTTGACCCATCCACTCAAAAATGGTAGAATCTGTGCTGAGATATTAACTATTTGGTGGTAATAAACCAAGTTAGGGCCAGCATGAAGTGAAGTAAGCACGGCGTGCACGTTTAGCTAGTCCGGGGATCATAGAGTTCAGGCAGGCTTCAGCAGGGATGAATATGCTATGAGGAACAATGCTATCAGGAACTCCTGAGAGAAGAATTATTGAGAGAATATCGATAAATTATTGTGACATTATTCTGAATGCACATTCTAGTATAATGAGAgcatgatttagtaaaatgagcatgCACTTAAGCAAAATAAGCACACATTGTCGTGATATGCACAAAGAAAACTTAATGCTGGGGTTCTGTACTTTTCTGCAATAAATGAGGTACACAAATCTGATGGTGAACGGACACGAAAGAAGATCTTTTTTGATCCTTTTAATTAACAAATGTGAAGTGACAaatcaaaaatataaatatagaaacaaaaacaatgtattTTCATCACAATGTTCTGTCAGCATTGTTAAACATTTGAATTGCTGTAAATATgacattttatttacatttaattgTTACTGCAGTGTTTATGAAGCAAGTTGCATATCAATTACAAAATACTGGAACAGAGTGACAGGACAATTCTGATGTAAATGCAAATATCGGTGTTAACGTATAATTTAGTTTGAATTTTTTGCTAAATTGATGGGAAAATCCTTTGAAACTTATGCCTTTTTTCTTACAGACCTTCAGAAGGAACTAAGGCTTTTCCTTCCGTCCTTCACATACAGTGCAATCTCATTTTAAACATTGTATAGTCTCATGTAAAGTGATGCATCTCATTTCAACACTCACAATATGTCCATTCATTTTTACAGCAATGAAAACATTCCCTCTGATACACGTAAAAAACAGCAAATAAATACACCAATGTTCTTCATTGTACAATAtacacatctatctatctagctatcatTTGTTCATTCTATCCATTGGTTACTCCTCCAGAATCATCTCATAGATACCTGGTTTGGTGAataaagttaaagttaaaggagaaatccgtttctcgaggtcaccaagAACTGTTGGACGAAAAACCCCCAAAACAATctgttttacctagctcgagttgctacaaaCTTGTAACCTTGTAAAACcgatttctcctttaaagttaaagactgatatttagcagacacttttatccaatgTGATATGAACTCACAATGGCGGGAATCAAACTCAGGCCAACCGATTGTCCGTCGGTGACATTGCCGCTGCTCCACCACGCCCAACATAAATCACTGTCTTCTCAGTATGTGACTAGTAActatgtctgcctgtctgtctgtgttttcttGTTTGACCACTGAAGTTGAGTGTTAAATTTTCCCTGCACTGTAATCCAACTGGTATCTTCCACTGTAGCCGGGGCCTCTCTTGCTACTCCTGCACATCAGGTAGAAGATCTCCACCACGGTCAGCAGCAGGGACACGCAGGACACCGCCAGCatgaagatgatgaagatggtCTTCTCTGTGGGCCGCGACATGAAGCACTCCACCTTGTAGGGGCACGGGTCCCCTTCGCACTCTATCTTGGGCACAAACACAAAGCCATAGAGGTAGTACTGGCCCACGATGAACGCAACCTCCAGGATCATCTTGAACACCAGGCTGGTCATGTAGCTGCCCAGGAGGCTGCCCTTGATGTAGACCTTGCCCTTGTCGTCTGTGTACTTGGGCATCTTCAGCCCTTGCTTCTCTGCATTGCTCTGCAGTTTCTCCCTGAGCTTTTTCTCCTTCTGTGTGACGTGGATGACGTGACCCAGGTATATCAGGGTCGGCGTGGAGATGAAGATAATTTGCATCACCCAGAGACGAACGTGGGAGATGGGGAAGGCCCTGTCGTAGCACACGTTTTTGCAACCCGGCTGTTTGGTGTTACAGACCATCTTGGACTGCTCATCGCCCCAAACTTTCTCAATGCCGGCTCCCAGCACCATGATCCGAAAAAGGAACAGAACAGTCATCCACACCTTCCCGATGACCGTGGAGTGGGATTGCACCTTTTCCAGCAATGAAGACAGGAATCCCCATTCACCCATTTTGTCTGTAAAATAGACAAATAGTTATGTAATAATTGTTGAAGAAAGTTGAGAAGAAATTGCAGGCAATATCTTTaatataaatgttatatatcaTAAAGATTGAGGATGCCAAGGTTTGACAACATTGACGTTCTGGTGACTTCTAATTTTGACCTCATGTCCCAAAATGCCCAGGAATAGTTGATGAGATTGGTTGTACTATCACTAAGATCTACTGTATGTCCTGTCAAGCATTCCAGGAACCACAATGCAATTGTGGAAGGATGTGTTCACTTGGCTGGACACCTTGGCTTGGTTCATACCAAATACTTTGGCTACAGTAGGTGACAGAGGTTCAGCAAAACATGAGTTAAAGTgcagaagggggaaaaaagcataTTACTTAGCCCCATTGCGGGGTTCTCCCTACAGTATGTTCcctgggtcctatgttccccgcatgttagagttagagttagagttagggctatggttagggttagagttagggctatggttagggtttta
The nucleotide sequence above comes from Alosa sapidissima isolate fAloSap1 chromosome 6, fAloSap1.pri, whole genome shotgun sequence. Encoded proteins:
- the LOC121712078 gene encoding gap junction Cx32.2 protein-like, giving the protein MGEWGFLSSLLEKVQSHSTVIGKVWMTVLFLFRIMVLGAGIEKVWGDEQSKMVCNTKQPGCKNVCYDRAFPISHVRLWVMQIIFISTPTLIYLGHVIHVTQKEKKLREKLQSNAEKQGLKMPKYTDDKGKVYIKGSLLGSYMTSLVFKMILEVAFIVGQYYLYGFVFVPKIECEGDPCPYKVECFMSRPTEKTIFIIFMLAVSCVSLLLTVVEIFYLMCRSSKRGPGYSGRYQLDYSAGKI